A part of Helicoverpa zea isolate HzStark_Cry1AcR chromosome 17, ilHelZeax1.1, whole genome shotgun sequence genomic DNA contains:
- the LOC124638043 gene encoding protein PRRC1-like has protein sequence MSGVEKKKIPQPPAPAVAPGNLLSSVAPPSQLPNFVTASPIVPTVEAPPAVGQPVPVPVPVQPIIVQARDEPTPQPEDTEKFSPAIPLSKGEPLMSIRSPEDSQATQSPDSLPDSTPEIDKLGDIMPGSGLFTWMKGAVSTGGILQRVAEKAKSSVDSMITTLDPQMKEYLRSGGDLLVVVASDKEVKISPVREAFQTVFGKANVIGYAAQSDVTAEQPVGYAAAYAAAKQRIAHIRSVHGELNNNVPVVAVEGFLHESVTDRWYDMSLLILSQPSLGIELQLQSQGTPVPCAAVAAARAATPTDYVHAQTGCSVTIGSIMGASLQVPHNEWQEASTGVSRRELLHLAARSLAGSYKQLLAVSANEA, from the exons ATGAGTGGGGTGGAAAAGAAGAAGATTCCGCAGCCGCCAGCGCCTGCTGTTGCCCCCGGCAACCTGTTGTCTAGCGTGGCACCTCCTTCGCAGCTGCCTAATTTCGTTACTGCAAGCCCCATTGTGCCTACTGTTGAG gCACCCCCAGCAGTTGGTCAGCCTGTACCAGTCCCAGTTCCAGTGCAGCCTATAATAGTGCAGGCCAGAGATGAACCAACGCCGCAACCTGAAGATACTGAAAAATTCAG CCCAGCTATTCCGTTGAGCAAGGGTGAACCGCTGATGTCTATCAGGTCACCTGAAGACTCACAGGCCACACAATCACCAGATTCTTTGCCAGATTCCACTCCAGAAATTGACAAACTTG GTGACATAATGCCCGGTAGTGGACTGTTTACATGGATGAAGGGTGCGGTCTCCACTGGAGGTATACTACAGCGGGTGGCGGAGAAAGCAAAGAGTTCCGTTGACTCCATGATCACAACTCTTGACCCTCAGATGAAAGAGTACCTTA GAAGTGGAGGTGATCTTTTAGTAGTTGTTGCATCAGACAAAGAAGTAAAGATATCACCAGTCAGAGAAGCATTTCAGACAGTATTTGGCAAAGCTAAtgtaat TGGCTACGCAGCACAGAGTGACGTCACAGCGGAACAGCCGGTCGGCTACGCGGCGGCATACGCGGCGGCTAAACAGAGGATCGCTCATATACGCTCAGTGCATGGAGAGCTGAATAATAATGTACCTGTTGTCGCTGTCGAGGGGTTCTTACATGAGTCTGTTACTGACag atgGTACGACATGTCCCTACTAATCCTGTCGCAGCCGTCCCTAGGCATAGAGCTACAGCTGCAGTCACAAGGCACCCCCGTGCCCTGCGCCGCCGtggccgccgcccgcgccgccacgCCCACAGACTACGTGCACGCGCAGACCGGCTGTAGCGTCACTATCGGATCCATTATGGGGGCTAGTCTACAG GTACCACACAACGAATGGCAAGAAGCATCGACCGGGGTATCGAGACGGGAGCTGCTACATTTGGCGGCTCGCTCGCTGGCCGGCTCATACAAACAGCTGCTAGCCGTGTCTGCCAATGAGGCGTAG
- the LOC124638199 gene encoding uncharacterized protein LOC124638199 — protein sequence MKVLLILSVYLAVATSYPVVKTWTLSALSEAIETSKADPGMMPYLEDALNQIMYALFTGTNEKFIFAVIPSPSGKATWTFEELQSALRDPKTKSDYRPALQEAITMIQQKKENGEDMESIEVAIPALDISSWTPLDLNEALKSPNTSSDLRTYVEKARKELQEALEKGESRDTIYMVTPVGLIAPKKDYIVSRKASKYPIKKTKQGL from the exons ATGAAGGTGCTACTAATTCTCTCAGTCTACCTCGCCGTAGCCACTAGCTACCCAGTAGTGAAGACATGGACTCTCTCAGCATTATCCGAAGCCATCGAGACTTCCAAAGCCGACCCTGGCATGATGCCCTATCTTGAAGATGCCTTGAACCAGATCATGTATGCCTTGTTTACTGGTACTAATGAG AAATTCATCTTCGCAGTAATACCATCTCCTTCTGGTAAAGCCACCTGGACATTTGAAGAGCTGCAAAGCGCCCTGAGAGACCCTAAGACGAAGTCAGACTACAGGCCTGCATTACAAGAAGCTATCACCATGATACAGCAGAAGAAAGAAAATGGAGAGGACATG GAATCAATAGAAGTAGCAATCCCAGCGTTGGACATATCGTCATGGACTCCACTGGACCTTAACGAAGCGCTCAAGAGCCCTAACACGAGCTCCGACCTCAGGACTTACGTGGAGAAGGCACGCAAGGAACTGCAAGAAGCTTTGGAAAAGGGAGAATCACGG GATACCATCTACATGGTAACGCCCGTAGGACTCATCGCTCCGAAGAAAGACTATATCGTTTCACGCAAGGCTTCCAAATACCCCATCAAGAAGACTAAGCAAGGATTATAA
- the LOC124638441 gene encoding calphotin-like: MKFFAIFVALVAAVSADFSSWSLHELSEAIQNPNTDPAILPALTQALNDLMDAIVAEKPVAPVVVETPTVVDLTGWTLNDLSEALQNPNTDPALIPHLEHALNQMMDAIFGGVDMEAVGVPAPAMEISHWTLQQLDSALSDPATDPALIPYLEHALNQMMDALFSGQQMEVISVVAPVGLAPAPALETPVIPTPVIVAPPPTPVETPVTTPVQTPASPLVQIIVNIKQQEAPVVSPAPVVGPTPVGLPAPAMVSTEWTLNQLDAALSDPSTHPAMIPYLENALNEMMWDLFNGQHMESITVVVPAVLVNAIEPRS, from the exons ATGAAATTCTTCGCTATATTCGTTGCCCTGGTGGCGGCCGTGTCTGCGGACTTCAGCTCATGGAGTCTGCACGAGCTCTCGGAGGCTATCCAGAACCCTAACACCGACCCTGCCATCCTGCCCGCTCTGACACAGGCTCTGAATGACCTGATGGATGCTATCGTTGCTGAGAAACCCGTG GCCCCCGTGGTCGTAGAGACCCCTACCGTCGTGGACCTCACTGGCTGGACCCTGAACGACCTCTCGGAGGCTCTTCAGAACCCTAACACGGACCCCGCCCTGATCCCTCACTTGGAACACGCCCTGAACCAAATGATGGACGCCATCTTCGGTGGTGTTGATATG GAAGCCGTCGGTGTCCCCGCCCCTGCCATGGAGATCTCCCACTGGACCCTGCAGCAGCTCGACTCTGCTCTCAGCGACCCCGCCACCGACCCTGCTCTCATCCCCTACCTGGAACACGCTCTTAACCAAATGATGGACGCTCTTTTCTCTGGCCAGCAAATG GAAGTGATAAGCGTCGTCGCCCCCGTCGGTCTGGCTCCTGCTCCAGCCCTAGAGACCCCCGTGATCCCCACTCCCGTGATCGTCGCCCCTCCCCCTACCCCTGTAGAGACCCCTGTGACGACCCCAGTGCAAACCCCCGCTAGCCCCCTCGTCCAGATCATCGTGAACATCAAGCAGCAGGAG GCCCCTGTTGTTTCTCCCGCTCCCGTTGTTGGCCCCACCCCTGTGGGTCTCCCCGCACCCGCCATGGTTTCCACCGAATGGACCCTGAACCAGCTCGACGCCGCTCTTAGCGACCCCAGCACTCACCCCGCTATGATCCCTTACCTCGAGAACGCCCTCAACGAGATGATGTGGGACCTTTTCAACGGCCAGCACATG GAGTCCATCACCGTGGTTGTCCCCGCTGTCCTGGTCAACGCTATTGAGCCCAGATCTTAA
- the LOC124638551 gene encoding uncharacterized protein LOC124638551, giving the protein MSLPTVTIRELSDATQDNTLCPSTKKVVEGMLNDYMDLQYGKETPYTTGKQVIPSGAELEDVEKAAADDSAPKKFHDVFAQIEKTAKSGDLTPLSKNDGTWDPKFTPVLVLVTPNP; this is encoded by the coding sequence ATGTCTCTCCCTACCGTGACTATCCGCGAGCTATCCGACGCGACACAAGACAACACACTGTGTCCCAGCACCAAAAAAGTCGTTGAGGGCATGCTCAACGACTACATGGACCTCCAATACGGAAAGGAGACACCATACACAACTGGAAAACAAGTCATCCCTTCTGGAGCTGAACTCGAGGACGTGGAAAAGGCAGCGGCTGATGACAGCGCTCCTAAGAAGTTCCACGATGTCTTCGCACAAATTGAAAAGACCGCCAAAAGTGGGGATCTGACTCCTTTGTCCAAAAATGATGGCACATGGGACCCCAAGTTCACCCCAGTGTTAGTGCTTGTCACCCCTAACCCTTAG